Genomic segment of Alphaproteobacteria bacterium:
TCTGCGATCAGTCCGGTTTCGTCTTCAGGGTCGTAGAACGCGCCGTCCATGGCCTCGACCCCCGCGTCGGCGGCGGCCGCAACGACGCGGCCGCGCGCATAGGCCAACGCATCCCAGCCCCGGTCCGAACCCAGGTCGCCGGACAGGTCGTCGGCGCCCAGCAGCAGCCCCGCCACCTGCGGCGCGGCGCCGGCGATGGCCGCGGCGATTTCCAGCCCGCGCGGCGACTCGATGATCAGGATCAGTTCGATGTCCGGATGGGCGGCGCAGGCGATCCCCGTGACCCAGCGCACTTCCTCCGGCGATTCCACCTTCGGGAGCAGCAGCCCGTCCGGCGGCGTTGCCCAGTCGAGCAGCGCCAGCAGATCGCGCAGCCCGTCCGGGGTACGCGGATTGTTGATCCGCAGGTATTTCAGCATCGGGCGCTTCGGATCGCGGGTGAAGACAGGACCAATCCCGGTGCGGGCCTCGGCCCTGCGGTCCGGCGCCGTGCCGTCCTCAAGGTCGAAGGCCAGGATATCCGGCCCGGCGGCCAGTCCGTCATCCCAGCGTTCCGGCTGCAGGGCGGAGAACAGCATCAGGCTGCGGCGATTGGCGCTGCGCGGCGGCATGCGCCTACGCCGCCCTGTGCATGTCGATCCGCTGGCCGCGCACCGTGGTGCGGATGAAACGGCGGCGCTGGTCGCGCGGGTAGTCAAGCCGCCCGCAATGCATCACGCCGCCCCGGTTTTCCCACATGATCGTGTCGCCGATCCGCCATTCCTGCTCCCAGCGGAATTCCGGCCGGTCCAGCGCGTCGAACAGTTCCTCCAGCAGGGCATCGCTTTCCGCCTCCGGGATGCCGGCGATACGCACCGTCATCAGCGGGTTGACGTAGATGGCGGGTCGCCCTGTGAGGGGATGGGCGCAGATCACCGGATGACTGACCGTCGTGCTCTCGCGGCCCTGCTGGTCCAGGCTGCTGGCGGCGACATTGGTCATCTTGTTGCGCGTGTTGTTGCCATAGGAGAACTCCGCCATCAGCCCGGCGAGCCGCCGCTTCGTGGACTCGCTCAGTGATTCATAGGCCCTTGTGGCGTCGCTGAAACAGGTATTGCCGCCGTGGTCGGGCAGTTCGACCGCATGCAGCAGGGTCGCCTTGGCCGGAACCGGGTCATAGGACAGGTCGGAATGCCAGCCGTCGCGCAGGTTTTCCATCGCCCCGCGCGAGGCGGCGGCGAGATTGA
This window contains:
- a CDS encoding CoA ester lyase; this translates as MPPRSANRRSLMLFSALQPERWDDGLAAGPDILAFDLEDGTAPDRRAEARTGIGPVFTRDPKRPMLKYLRINNPRTPDGLRDLLALLDWATPPDGLLLPKVESPEEVRWVTGIACAAHPDIELILIIESPRGLEIAAAIAGAAPQVAGLLLGADDLSGDLGSDRGWDALAYARGRVVAAAADAGVEAMDGAFYDPEDETGLIAEVERVAAMGFTGKASYHADQIPHIHAGFTPGAAAIAQAQRVLDAAAADTVGNTRLDGKLVNAAVVKAARRLLTIAERRGAA
- a CDS encoding TauD/TfdA family dioxygenase, with amino-acid sequence MTITITPLSDFLGAEVSGLDTRRPMDAADLAAVEQAFLNHRVLRFRDTPMDVRQLAAFSRQFGELQPHVQRKFQHPEDPNVVEMRNYDDSGKFNLAAASRGAMENLRDGWHSDLSYDPVPAKATLLHAVELPDHGGNTCFSDATRAYESLSESTKRRLAGLMAEFSYGNNTRNKMTNVAASSLDQQGRESTTVSHPVICAHPLTGRPAIYVNPLMTVRIAGIPEAESDALLEELFDALDRPEFRWEQEWRIGDTIMWENRGGVMHCGRLDYPRDQRRRFIRTTVRGQRIDMHRAA